In Solanum lycopersicum chromosome 3, SLM_r2.1, the genomic stretch CTTATTTTTTCTCATTCAGGATTTGCTATTTTTTTGTAGGATGACACTGCATTTGAGAAGCAGAGCGCTCTATTCGCCCTTGCTGTTTCTGATATAGTGCTCATCAACATGTAAGTTCCTCTATTATGTGAAATATGCAGTACATGAACTTctaataaattgaaattatagGAAAATATGTATGTGTCACTCAAAAGTTTTAACAATTCAGGTGGTGTCATGATATTGGTCGTGAGCAAGCTGCAAATAAGCCTCTTTTGAAGACTGTCTTCCAGGTAAAGTACATAGCTGTATCTTTATATGAACATTCCTTCCGGATGTTTTACAACTTACTATTTTTTGACCAGGTTATGATGAGGTTATTTAGTCCACGTAAAACGACATTGATGTTTGTTATTCGTGACAAAACAAGGGTAGGTGCCTTCTCTCAGAAGTGCTTTTCTGCTATTTATAGTATCTACCTGTCCTGTGAAACAAGTGTATTTAAGCAGGTTATTATTTCACTTTCATTTGTAGACTCCCCTCGAAAACTTGGAACCTGTTCTAAGGGAAGACATTCAGAAGGTACCATATTCatgtgtttttttgttttgttgtttttttatcCCTTCTAAACTTaacattattgattttattgctGTATAGATATGGGATTCTGTCCCAAAGCCGCAAGCTCACAAGGATACACCGTTAAGTGAGTTTTTTAATGTGAGTCACAGTAAGATTTCATCTGCTGTTACAATCTCCTTGTCTGTTTATATCTATGCTCACAGATTTGGTGAATTGAATCTCCAGGTCGAGGTCGTGGCTCTTTCTAGTTTTGAAGAGAAGGAAGAACAATTCAAAGAGCAGGTATGTGTTTTTTTGGGAGCATTCGTTAAACATATATGTTCCTTAGTAGTTTACATCTATTTTTATCACATATGGTTGTCTTGGATATGTTGTAGCCAATGATCAGATCAGAAGACTTAACTCTTTTTGTTTAGTTGACTCTGATTTACATATTTGTGTTCCTTCATGCTTCTTTTTTAAGGTGGCTAGTCTCAGACAACGATTCTTTCATTCTATTGCACCTGGTGGGCTTGCTGGAGATAGGCGGGCTGTTGTTCCTGCATCAGGCTTTTCATTTAGTTCACAACAGATATGGAAGGTTATAAAGGAGAACAAGGACCTTGACCTGCCTGCCCATAAGGTTATAACCTAAAAATTTACTGTTATTGAAATTGTCAGTTAGTTATATTAATGACATACTTAATTTTGATCTATTACAGGTTATGGTAGCTACGGTGCGGTGTGAAGAGATTGCCAatgaaaaatatgtttctttCACTGAAAATGAGGTATACAGAGTTGTTTAGAGGTTTATTTGAGAAGTTATATCTTGTTCTGTTTTATTTACTAATTTGAAGACCATTGTTAATTCTAAATTGATTGACCTTGTTGTAGGAATGGTCTCAATTAGAAGAGGCAGTTAATTCTCATTCTGTACGAGGCTTTGGAAGGAAGGTCAGCTCAATTTTGGACGCTTGTCTATCAGAGTAAGGACACAACTTTCGTGTGGTATAACATGGTTGTGCTTCTAGTAACACACACAAAGATGTTGGAAAGCTAGTATCGTCACATGTGAAGTTCATCTGGAGCGGATGTTCTTAATGTGATATTTCTTGCCTTCCAGAAGGACACATCTAAGCATTCTTGTGATTAGAGCAAGGAGAATATACGAATTAATTGATCACTGCAGTTTCATCACATTTGATAAAGCTTATGGTATGACAAACAGCTAGAAGAGTAGCATCAAAGAGCGTTGTGGACAAAGGATAAGACCAACTGGTTTCTCTGAATTTTGTCCGTATCTAGTTCTCTACTAGAATCCTTGAAAATTTGTTCTTATCAGATGCTCCTCCCTTCTCTAGCTGTTTAATGACTTAAGGTGTTGGGAAGGAAATGCTGCTGGAGCAGTGTTTAGGTTGATATACACAAGAACTAATGATATGCTAGAACTATGGTTGAGGTTCTGGCGGACCTTATTTTGGTTTAGCATCAATATAGGAAATCAAAGAGATTTAGATGAGCACTTTGTACAGTATGTTTGCCATATTGTGCTAAAATGAAGTATTTTTCCCGATAAATAGTGGTGAGGTGTTACTAGGTATGTTAAAAAAGGTTTTTTACGAACTGATAAAAGAAAGGGTACAATGAAGGAAGCAAACCCTTCTCTCTGAGTTCCTCCTTCCATCCATCTTCTTGTCCTTTCAGTTATTGGAGAATTACCTCTGGTGCACTATCTTTCTTTTTAGAGTTAGTCAATTGCCAAAGGTTGAGGGGTTTGTGCCTTTGGTCAGATGTTCGAGCTTTGCACCAAGCAACTCACTATAGTGTTTAAGTGGGGAAGGATAGAAGAGCAGGCTCATTGTTTGTCCCCGAGTTCCGGTaaaactttctttttcttctccctCTACCCCAACTTTACTCACCCACCCCACCCTCTTTTTGCAGGATTATATTTCTCTCCTCTACCGTCTTTTGTCCATTCTACTCTTAGAGTAATAATAGTGGATGGGTAATACTGCAGGGCGCCTGCCATTCCGCTGTCCAgttcccccttttttttttttcattttgtgcGTTCTTCCTCATTTTTTCTATATCAAAGATATAACAACTACTGAGCCTTTACCACAACTAGTTGGAATCTATTCTATAAGTActctgcttttttttttttgaatctccTTGATTCCATGAGAATATAAGCGCTTTTTACATTTGAAACTTATCTACATCTTTCTATCTAAGCACTTCAACCGTCATACTCATATCTACAAAATGGCACATTTTGCCGGATGTGATccatttctaattttttctgTTCTTGTATTACTGCACATATGTCTAACATCTGCCTTTTTGTGACGATTATCCTGTGGATTTGTTGGGCTTCAATCTCATATCACTCATTTTGTGACAGTATGGCCTGAATATGAGTTTGAAGCAAATACAATAGTAGTAAGTGAGAGTTAGTTTGATCAAAGTATGTGACTTTGATCAGTTGAATGAATTTGATCTTTTAGAGCTTGAAATATGTGgttatatgtataattatagCAGGGATTTTTCTGATGTCCTGAAATAGaaagaatcatataaattgaaatggagAATATTCTTTTCATTGTAATTTTTCTTACCATTTTTTTCCCTTGGTTTgtgattaatatttttcatttatgcATATATACATTATAAGATCACACATGGATAATAAGATCTTTTTCTTCATAGGTATGATGTCGAGGCTACCTTCTTTGATGAAGGGGTTAGATCCTCAAAGCGAAAGCATTTGGAAGAGAAATTGCTTCAGGTACCGGGCTATGCTCTACTCTCTCGGTCTCTCCTAGACCTGTTTTACTACATACACACAATCCTTTGGGTATATTCCCTGCATTAGCCATTCTAAATTGACCAACCCAGTTTTCTGGTTTTTGTGTCCTGATGAGAACTCTTTGGCTTCTTAGAGTAAACCAAATGAATGCACATGCTAAAATTTCTAAACTTAATGGTACTTTTCAACTAATGATGCAAATGCATTTTCTAAAGACAATATTTTACTCGTTTTCCTCAAAATGAAGGGCCTTTTTTTAATTGCAGCCCTCTTCTGATTGTATCCTGTCTTTTGTAGCTCGTCCAACCAGCCTACCAATCTATGCTGGGACACATCCGATCTGATGCTTTTGAAAGATTTAAAGAAGCGTTTGAGAAGTCATTGAAGGGGGGTAAAGGGTTTGCTCTGGCTGCTCGTGAATGTGCTGAGTCTTTTATGTCCCATTTTGATGAAGAATGCTCAGGTATAGGATGAAATCTGCCATTGCTGTTACTGGTTTACCCGACTTGATTTATATCTGTTTCTGTTGATGAGGACATTATCATTCATGATTAATCCCCTCATTAAAAACGATCAAGGAGTTGATACCCTATCTCAATGTAGGGAGCGTAGGCCCGTAGTCATAAAAACTGTTGATACTCTGGGAGTAGACTTGTAGATCTGATTAAGCTTCTCTTAAATGTCAATTATAGTTGAAGTTGTTGCTTATTACTGATAGATTGTTTCTTGAAATGTTCACTTGGGTTTGCAGGGTAGATTTCTGTTGTTTTTTGTTGCTAGTACCCACTTCTATGCCTTTTTGGGTGCATGGGATTTGAGCTGCTATGACTATTGATATATTCTTCTTCCCCTCTCTTGGAGAAATAACAACTTTTCTGGTTGGAAATATCAAGccagaaaataatttttgctaAGAGATTGTATCACTTGCCGATTTTCAGTATTTGTAGGAAACTAGTGTTCATTAATATTTCTCTTCTAAAGATCTTGCCGACCCTGTAGTTAATGAAACACACAAAATAGGTAATATTTTGTGCGGGAAATAAAATGTTGAGCACAGAGTCAGCAGCTTGCCTTTTGAAATCTGACAGCTGatgcattattttttagatGCTATTATTGACCAAGCAAAATGGGACTCATCAAGAGTGAAGGATAAGCTGAGGCGTGATGTAGATGCTCATATTGCTGAAGTTCGCAGTGCCAAGCTGGCTGAAGTGACAACCCTGTATGAGGTACGAAATGTGACAACCTTTATAGTTTACTATTAAGTCTCAATTTTTAGCTACTGTCTCCTTACATTTTTGGAGGGTTCTCGTTTCTGGAGCTAGTTTTTGAGATTGAACAATCCCCAAGGTCCATTTTCTTAACATGATAGGAAAGCCACACCAATCTTTCTCTGTTGTTTTGTTATCCAACAATAAACCCATATGTTAGAGTGTGTTTTGGTTGAGGTGGTAAGGGTCCCACATCAGACCAGTGCATGGATGTCATCTCCCTATTACCTCACCTTCTCATGTAATTTTCGAGGTTGAGCTAGGGCCAAAGTTTACTATATTAATCTGACTTTGTGGAACTCACTTCATTTTCTTGTAGTGTTCTGTTCTGGGATTTTGAGGTAAAAAAATGGGTGTTGGCATACTTAGGATGTTTAAGATCATTTCCCTGATTAAAGGAACATGCCATCACTTGGTTGCCTCTGATAGCTCAATCAGGTGGTCCCAGATGCATAATATTTATAactatttgttgttgttaatggATCCTAGATGATAGCAAACAAATGGGAGGACCGTTTGATTGTAAGTTTAATTGTTAGTTTATCCTGGAACTGAAGAGAAATTCTTTGTTAGACAAAACTGAACGAGGCATTGGCTGGACCAGTTGAGGCTCTTTTAGATGGAGCTGGCGATGATACATGGCCGGCAATAAGAAAATTGCTTCAGCGTGAGACTGATACAGCAGTCTCTGGTTTTGCTGCTGCACTTTCTGGTTTTGAAATGGATGAAGAAAGTAGGGATAACATGGTTTTGCGGTTGAAAGATTATGCACGAGGAGTAGTTGAAGCAAAGGCAAAGGAAGAAGCTGGAAGGGTCTTGAGTCGCATGAAGGACAGGTATGGACATCATTTGATCTTTGTTCTACAGCTCTGACACACTATTTATTATTCAAAGAATATGATGATGAGCTGAAAACTATTTGGCAGGTTTTCAACATTGTTCAGCCATGATCAAGATTCTATGCCACGAATTTGGACTGGCAAGGAAGATATTCGCGCAATCACTAAAACTGCACGATCAGCTGTATGATTGACTGACACAAGTTTCCATTTTTTGGTGTGTGATTTCACTTGTCAATTATTACATCTAAGATTGTACTGACTTTCTCAATTTTCTCCCAGTCTCTGAAGCTCCTGTCAGTTATGGCTGCAGTTCGCTTGGAAGATGAGAGTGACAGTATAGACAAAGTACTTATAGTTGCTCTTGTAGATGGAAAAGCAGGGGCTTCCTCCTCAAAGAGCATTACATCAGTTGATCCTCTAGCATCTAGCACTTGGGATGAGGTAATTGGCTTACTTGTGTCGTTTGTCTTGGAACAAGCAAAAAAATTGACTGAAGAAAAGGGGAAAGATAAGATTCTTTCCATCAATAGGCCAATCAGCATTACACAGTTCAGAgtgtaaatattttgtttggGGATCTTGCTGGTGATGATCAACTAAATTATGTGAAACTTTTCATTGAATATAATACAATCAAGTCCTTAACGTACACGCTGATCTCCACAGCATAGTCTGAGGCGTTATTTGCTTCAGCTtaatgattttttgttttttcgaCCTGAAATGACTACAAAGGTCCCCAAGAACTTTTTTGGTCTTTAGGGACTAGACTCTTTTTTTTGTATGATTAAGTAATCTTTGCATGGTATAGTTCAGTCCATCAAAGTTTTCATTTTGTGGTTAATTTATATTGCAGGTCCCTCCATCAAAAACTTTGATTACACCTGTCCAGTGCAAGTCTTTGTGGAGGCAATTCAAGACGGAGACTGAATATGTTGTTTCACAAGCCATTGCTGCTCAGGCAAGATATTAGATTCTACTCTGTATCTCTTTCTGCTTTTCTGACAGTGCATTCTAATATGTTGTTTGATTGTCGGTTGAAGCTCGAGAAGTTTCAACTAGGGTAGGAAGGTATTGTAAATGCTGGCTATATTCACTAAAAAATGGTATTAAAAGCAGATGAAGTTATCATGTCCATTGAAATTTGAACACCCGACTTGTTTTAATCAAAGAGTGGGATGAACCTTTTGGTACTAGGAGGTTGATTGTCTTTCATGCTAGGTGTATGGATTCTAATTTTGTAGTTCTAAAAAGTTGGAGAGTACCTATACACCTGTAGGTTATGTTCTGGCATCAATAATCTTTATTTGAAGTTTTGCACTTTGTTCTTGATAACTTCTGATTTTCTCTTATTCATCTTTCAGGAAGCTAGCAAGAGAAACAATAATTGGTTACCACCTCCATGGGCAATTGCTGCCATGGTGATTTTGGGATTCAATGAATTCATGACACTTTTAAGGTATTCTTTCTGACTTGTAGTTCATGATGCCCCCTATATTTACAGTATAACATGATTTATCTCTAGCTCATGTGGgttttgcttcttctttttttcctctccAGAAATCCTTTATATTTAGGGTTTATATTCGTCGCCTATCTGCTATTTAAAGCTCTTTGGGTGCAAATGGATATCTCAGGCGAATTCCGCAATGGAGTTGTAAGTGCCGAATCTTCTTTCTCAGAATTTTAATGTTTGCAAACTAGAAGCAATTCAACCAAATAtctattgaaaaaattaattcaaccaAAAGTctttataaaaaggaaaagcaATTCAAACAACCACTCTGGTTTATCTTATTTATCCTCTATAATTGCTTCATTAACATATGTGGAAACTTTAGAAATAATGGTCTTCTTGGGGATGTGATCTTTCTATATATGCTTTTTGGCAGCTTCCTGGACTTCTCTCTTTATCCACAAAGTTCCTTCCTACAATCATGAATCTTCTTAAACGACTAGCAGAGGAAGGACAAGGTGTGGCAAATGGTCAACCTCAGGCTAACCCCGCTCTTTCATCAAAGAGCTTCCGCGGTAGCACAAACGATCACGGTGATGTATCAACCAGTGGTACATCCGACGTAACTTCAGAAAATGGAACAGAATACTCTAGCTCCTCCTTACATGACAAAGCACAGTAAGCTATTGTTTATAACACCCACTCTTATTCTGCGACAGCAAAGTTTTAATGCTCATCCAGACGTGGTATGTTGCGGCTAGCACTTTTAGAGACAAAGCATATGAAAGAATCAGACATTGAAGGCATTGATTTTTGTACACTGAATAGGCTGTGTTCTATTTCTCTCTTGTCCTTTTTAcagttgatttttattttgttggtgAACTAAGAGGGCCATTCTTTTCTGTGTTGTTTGTTATCATTCTCCTTGTTTGccatcaaaattttcttgtGAGAAGCCTAATATAATGTCTGTATTTTATGGATAAGCTGATGAAAGATATCAGAAACTATATTTCTAATGAGATGGGATTTTTGTCAACATTATTAGTGAATCCTTGAaatgttatttcttttttgatgtAGAGTGAAGCTACATCGTAACACGTTACGAATTTGGTCGGTTATATGAATTCTCATTATCTAGGTTTCTACATTTCAGTTTTTGTTATATGAATTTTTGTGGATTATGTTTTTGAATTAGCCTATGGTAATCCTCATACTTTTAGTAGTTTCTATAATGATGTATCAGAAACTAGCAAGCCATAAAAAACAGGTGAGAtatagagcctgtttggctcagcttaaaagctggtcaaactgacttaaaaactgatttttgacttatttaactgtttggcaatactcaaaatagcttattttaagttaaaaaaaaattattttaagccaaaagttaaaagctggggtagagatgcttttttttttttagcttataagctgttttaagttgatcacatttttatgtttttttccttaatattcttatacaatctccaaattacccatataaccctaacatctctttcttctattttttccttttcacgtttgacataacaacttcagcacttttatccaaacacataactgcttattttaaaaataagtttcagcacttttaaaattacttttttaaagctgcttttattaagcccatccaaacgggcccatAGTTACTACAAAAATGAAAGATTGTATTACTATTTTTAGAGTAAGAAGAGTGTATGGACCACCCATTATTGAATTGCTAGGCtgtaatatacattatttatcTAGCTATATATTAGTGGTTAgtatttttctttccaattttgtCAATTATTAGTTGTGTAATAGCTGAGTTATTATTATGCTATTACTGAGCCATGTGAGAGACctataatgtttattttttttgagaaaccTATAATTGAATGAGtaaattgaatttttcaaaagaagCCATTTACAAGAACTATACTATATACTGTACTCTCTCAATGGCTGTTACATTTGTTTTGcgagtcaatttgactaattttttttaaaaataattaaaatttatattaaaaaagttataaacAGATAGTATAAATTGCATCTTAAAATATtggttaaatttaattatttgacatAGAAGTTGTTTTGGAGTTTATGGTCAAATAGTTTTTTTCACTGTTCTGACAGACTAAAAGTGTTTaactttagaaaataataattaaaaaaccaTAATAATTTAATGCATCTTTAAAGAGAGGCTATTTGAATCAACCCTCAACCAAATGAACaccatttttgttattttctcagAGAAATGTGACAAATATATCAGGTCCAGCTGGGTGCACTTATAATATTTGTGACAAAATTATGTAAAGTTATTTTCAAAGGTCTATTTCTCTAGCGTCTAACTATGTTATGTGATTGAATACTTGGAAGTTGGAATctatatattcacaatattaGATAAAggaaagaaacttttttttttttaaaaaaaatttctcatcCGATGTAATATCTGCATTAAGTTTGACTAACTTGTACTCGCGCATTGTGAAATGaacttcaaatatgatttttttcatattcaaggctcAATTCGAGACTTCTAATTTATGATGGAGATAAATATTACCGCAAAAAGATTTATTGACTATTGAGTTCATGATGCATTTAGAGTCGCTAGAGATAAATATTACCGCAAAAAGATTTATCGACTATTGAGTTCATGATGATGCATTTAGAGTCACTATAGCCCTTAGCGACATTTATAAAATGCAGACTTTTAATACTCATTTATTATTACCACTAAATATaacataacaataattatactATTACCGAAAAAATCCTTCATTTGTTATCGTGCCCATcaagaaattaaataacaaatattttaattagttaggaagtcaagtaaattaaaaaaacaaattacatGTAATTAGTTCGATCTGTACTGAGCATGAACTTGTGAACTTGAAGAATCCCACTAAAATCTGTGGGCACAATATACAcgtaatataattttataagtagagtctgaaaaaattatgatgtatacaaaatttatttttacctaTATGAGTTAGggatattatttttcatttacccCTTAACTcgaaagtaaaatatttatgatgGAATTATAAGCACAAGGATAGTAAAATAGCACGATACAAAACAAATGCATAAGTAGTAAtacacattaaaaaatataaattatcatAGCTGTTgaatttcatttattacttattaccgcaaattaaaaatttaagtttccTTTAATTAATCAACTACTgaaaaaaagagggaaaatgtAAAAGAGGAACAATAATTTCCAGCTGGATGGAtggataaataataataataataacaataataataataataataacaacaacaataataataataataacaacaatgaaAGATagctcatttatttattttataagatgGTATAgctagatttatttattttattaagaagGTAGCTAGATCATGAGCTAGCTAGCAAAAAAAAAGGtgaacttttctttttaatcagtttaaaaggaacaattttttttcttcttttttacgatatttaaattttaattttttatgtaacatatttaatattttaaaatttaaagagcattttaatatatttgacataatttaatttaagattataatattatttttttctctttttcttatatttcgtactaaatcaaattatatcatatttttttaaacgaaaAAGATTATTAAAAAATGTAAGTGAAATAATGTAGCACCTCTACCTCTATTAAAGATTTGCTTCCAGCTTTTGTTTAATGTATGTATTAAATATGTTtggtaataataacaataataataataataataataatatgggcaagtatacatatatatatattcctgtattttatatatatataaattcctCTACCTAACTAAGATCTTATAATATCTATAATTATATAAACCATTAAGTGGTCGGTGAAAAAGGGACACacctaaataaggaaaaataatcgAGCTAactatattatttattagtatatattatatatatgcaaagacaaattatatatatttttttgtatattatattatatagttatatatatgtaaatataacaGATACCTCTCTGTTGGTTAAATCACACAcatatgacatatatatatatatatatagactcaATGATTAGTGACTGACAAATAGTGTGGTcatgtaattttatatattcctcctttttttttttctggaaGTTggaaattgttcattttcaaaaatgtaGTTTGATTATCTGCGTAATTAACGATGggtgttaaataattaaagattttaaatttactttttttagatatatatgaGATCATTTTTGCTAGAgatttttctactttttaatatgaaattttctaaaaagaTATAGATTAAGTTGgattgaatataaaaaatcagatgaaaaatcgataaaaaaaattaactagttGAGCTGAATTTGAAAGAGTAAAATGTGTGCTAAATTGAAAAATCGATCAATTTGTCAGGTTAAAGTTTTAATAAGTTTATGTCGCCACCTTTAATAGATTCGAGTCTTTTTGAGTACatagttatttttgtttgataataatataccaactaattaatatgaaacttcttagcataaatttaaatttaatcgaaagtaatatcaaatacaaaaaattaagtaaaaaacaacaggaatattttaaaatttattttatttaagttatatagtaatttttttatttacagcTTCATCCATGTGCTCCTTTGAATTTATTGTTGTGTACATATTTGGATTagattgtgttttttttttttttatgaatcattttgaattttaccCTTTGTATTAAGTCAAACAAACGGATCTAATACACTTCAAAGTGACTTGTACTGTATTTTACCAAAAACTTGTGTAGTTGAGTTTTGTGTCCTCTCTTTATCAAATAAgtagtacttttcatatctaGTTTTATTCGTATCGACTTGTCACATCTTTTAtcgattaataaattaaataataaaatttttaattattatttcttttaatttttatactaaacaaataactataaatatatgtttttaaatatattaaataagtaaaaatttatatagggaaaatgtacaagtaccccctcaacatatgcccgaaatcccagagacacacttatactatactaagatcctatcACCCCTGAACTTactttataagtaattttctaccccttttcgatcTACCTGACATTAgcttgaaagaaaaaatcaaccagcgttggacccacaagatagtgccaagtagatcgaaaaggggtagaaaattattaataaaatatatttagggggtaataggaccttagtatagcataagcgtgtctctaaaatttcagGCATAGATTGAGAGGGTACTTGTATTAATTCTAGAGCTAGAATTTTGGGTGGAGGCACTTGTATTAATGCTGGCTTTTATACTTGCGCTGGTCCCAGGTAcgttttattttacttgattcatatatttttttaaaaaaataaattcaatgtaTAGATTGAAGCGGACAGACAAATgatgaaatatcaaaaataaaattatttgaattttttgaaatataaaatttaatgaaacgTGTCAAGTCAATATGGAACAACTGAGTACATACACTACATTACTTGTCTTGTTAtggatttaatttttattggtgaGCGGTAGAAGTTAtcatttatagtattttttagtgaaggttataaaaaaatttgttatataACTAGTGGATTAATTTGTTATAATATAGGATAACTATTATTGAAAGGGGAGTAgttctttatataaaaaatatttatattttattttttttattttatatgtaaagtTACATTGAATATATTTGTTGCTACGGTAGAATAGTTGTTagcatatatagaaaaaaaaaataaaaaattctacaGCCTTATTTTGGATTATTCATGGATATAATTTGGTGGTTGAATAATGAATTATACCCCCAACTAGAAAAGTGAAATGAGCAATGTGGTTTTTAATGCCAATAAATTTTGGTCATAATATTCTTGTACTCACGTTAAGTTGATTTTATTACTTCTTTGAATcaaacaaaggaaaaaaaaagtagttattttattttaaagaaaactcTTTAGatgaaacaaataaatagaGGAAAATACCTACCTATTTGTATGACCAAAAATGTGTTACTTTCTAGTTTCtcagtttatttttactttttttactgtattaaaaataaatgtttatttttatttttttcagattAGAAAATCTTcggataattttaattatagtcATCGTTTGTTTCTTGAAAtgtgtgtttaaattaaatctAGACAAGTAAAAATAGTCGGATAAAGTATTAGacaaaaatttgttttattataaatgaaaaatgatatgtCATAATCAAAAGTATTGAGTACTAATTtcaattaaatgttttaagattCTAACTAATTAATGTCAGCATTTACAGAAATGTTTTCCATTTTGGTCAGCCTAAATACATGACTTTTACCAAACATGATTtagacttttttaaaaagaactcAACTACAATTATATTCCATTAATCGTCGTGTGAGACCAAAATATTGGACCCATTaaaacctttttttaattataaaatatcctTTTGATGACCtgataatgtaaaaaaaaagtaaattaaattgatgatata encodes the following:
- the LOC101266805 gene encoding protein ROOT HAIR DEFECTIVE 3, with product MDNKDECCSTHLIDGDGMFNVAGVENFMKEVKLAECGLSYAVVSIMGPQSSGKSTLLNHLFHTNFREMDAYKGRSQTTKGIWMARCAGIEPCTLVMDLEGTDGRERGEDDTAFEKQSALFALAVSDIVLINMWCHDIGREQAANKPLLKTVFQVMMRLFSPRKTTLMFVIRDKTRTPLENLEPVLREDIQKIWDSVPKPQAHKDTPLSEFFNVEVVALSSFEEKEEQFKEQVASLRQRFFHSIAPGGLAGDRRAVVPASGFSFSSQQIWKVIKENKDLDLPAHKVMVATVRCEEIANEKYVSFTENEEWSQLEEAVNSHSVRGFGRKVSSILDACLSEYDVEATFFDEGVRSSKRKHLEEKLLQLVQPAYQSMLGHIRSDAFERFKEAFEKSLKGGKGFALAARECAESFMSHFDEECSDAIIDQAKWDSSRVKDKLRRDVDAHIAEVRSAKLAEVTTLYETKLNEALAGPVEALLDGAGDDTWPAIRKLLQRETDTAVSGFAAALSGFEMDEESRDNMVLRLKDYARGVVEAKAKEEAGRVLSRMKDRFSTLFSHDQDSMPRIWTGKEDIRAITKTARSASLKLLSVMAAVRLEDESDSIDKVLIVALVDGKAGASSSKSITSVDPLASSTWDEVPPSKTLITPVQCKSLWRQFKTETEYVVSQAIAAQEASKRNNNWLPPPWAIAAMVILGFNEFMTLLRNPLYLGFIFVAYLLFKALWVQMDISGEFRNGVLPGLLSLSTKFLPTIMNLLKRLAEEGQGVANGQPQANPALSSKSFRGSTNDHGDVSTSGTSDVTSENGTEYSSSSLHDKAQ